One genomic segment of Mesoterricola silvestris includes these proteins:
- a CDS encoding TrmH family RNA methyltransferase — protein MEKENLITSRANPRFKALRSLPSAGGARRTHTLLLGAKLIEAWAQGPESARLRPVTWLRLEGARPHPLEPSLKVETFVLGETLMRDLAEAGSPPDHALLAALEPAPEGPLPSRVIVPWGIQDPGNLGAILRSAAAFGFQEAILGPGCADPFAPRALRGGMGAAFLLPMRRREILDLDEGAWIALDGAPGALPLERAPLAGRVRILVGNEGHGFDGAELPEGITRVAIPIRGVESLNAAVAAGIACFETARRAGLGR, from the coding sequence ATGGAAAAAGAGAACCTGATCACAAGCCGGGCCAATCCCAGGTTCAAGGCCCTCCGGAGCCTCCCTTCGGCCGGAGGGGCCCGCCGCACCCACACCCTTCTGCTGGGCGCCAAGCTCATCGAAGCCTGGGCCCAGGGCCCCGAATCCGCCCGGCTCCGCCCCGTCACCTGGCTGCGCCTGGAGGGGGCCCGGCCCCATCCCCTGGAGCCTTCCCTGAAGGTGGAGACCTTCGTGCTGGGCGAGACCCTCATGCGGGACCTGGCCGAGGCCGGCAGCCCCCCGGACCACGCCCTCCTGGCCGCCCTGGAACCCGCCCCCGAGGGCCCCCTGCCCTCCCGGGTCATCGTCCCCTGGGGCATCCAGGACCCCGGCAACCTGGGGGCCATCCTCCGCAGCGCCGCCGCCTTCGGCTTCCAGGAGGCCATCCTGGGTCCGGGCTGCGCCGACCCCTTCGCCCCCCGGGCCCTGCGGGGCGGCATGGGCGCCGCCTTCCTCCTGCCCATGCGCCGGCGGGAGATCCTGGACCTGGACGAAGGGGCCTGGATCGCCCTGGACGGCGCCCCCGGCGCCCTGCCCCTGGAGCGGGCCCCCCTGGCGGGCCGGGTGCGCATCCTGGTGGGCAACGAAGGCCACGGGTTCGACGGCGCGGAACTCCCCGAGGGCATCACCCGGGTGGCCATCCCCATCCGCGGCGTGGAGAGCCTCAACGCGGCGGTGGCCGCGGGCATCGCCTGCTTCGAGACCGCCCGCCGGGCGGGCCTGGGCCGATGA
- a CDS encoding nitrilase-related carbon-nitrogen hydrolase, with protein sequence MKDALLIALAYLAANRFPMASGRGYLEACAAFLLPALLFAALARGRRLGWAYLGLLAGTAGGFHWVPEVMHSKAPMPMAAALGVGLLFFAYEALGILAVAALARWAWGRRPLAGALAAGLGMALWQTWAFHIYDLSYASPLGAVPWMARSAAFLGAQGLVALLWGLGAWTGFQAARGAGPRRILAGPALLLLLLGSLDAAWHYLPRGPQRALDVVMIQPNYPPGERMPGMEADMWRRTDAELRRAGLPRPGFATLVLWPESSVLGRDDRAPGGRLSREAQDRGVAWLYGTEGGRFNLVRGEAAGQPSFIQAKVVPMPFGERMPGPPPVRDFLDRHLDFYSAEAGVLGPGSSFRFPTPQGPLTVHPLICSEALLEQRVADGLALAGGDLLANLTNDGWFDRSVATDLHAVQIRLRAVEAGLPLLRATLTGKSGLFRADGSWELWGQPMTEASRSLHLVWRPIATPARHPWLAPGILALLTLAFVLAAWNKRDPRLN encoded by the coding sequence ATGAAGGACGCCCTCCTCATCGCCCTGGCCTACCTGGCCGCCAACCGCTTCCCCATGGCCTCGGGCCGGGGTTACCTTGAAGCCTGCGCCGCCTTCCTCCTGCCGGCGCTCCTCTTCGCCGCCCTGGCCCGGGGCCGGCGCCTGGGCTGGGCGTACCTGGGCCTCCTGGCGGGCACCGCCGGGGGCTTCCACTGGGTGCCCGAGGTCATGCACTCCAAGGCCCCCATGCCCATGGCCGCGGCCCTGGGGGTGGGCCTGCTCTTTTTCGCGTACGAAGCCCTGGGCATCCTGGCGGTGGCCGCCCTGGCCCGCTGGGCCTGGGGGCGCCGCCCCCTGGCCGGGGCCCTGGCCGCGGGCCTGGGCATGGCCCTGTGGCAGACCTGGGCCTTCCACATCTACGACCTGAGCTACGCCTCCCCCCTGGGCGCCGTGCCCTGGATGGCCCGCAGCGCCGCCTTCCTGGGGGCCCAGGGGCTGGTGGCCCTCCTGTGGGGCCTGGGGGCCTGGACGGGGTTCCAGGCGGCCCGGGGCGCCGGCCCCCGCCGGATCCTCGCCGGCCCCGCCCTCCTCCTCCTTCTCCTGGGTTCCCTGGACGCCGCCTGGCACTACCTGCCCCGGGGCCCCCAGCGGGCCCTGGACGTGGTGATGATCCAGCCCAATTACCCGCCCGGCGAGCGCATGCCCGGCATGGAAGCGGACATGTGGAGGCGCACCGACGCCGAGCTGCGCCGGGCCGGCCTGCCCCGCCCGGGCTTCGCCACCCTGGTGCTCTGGCCCGAAAGCTCCGTGCTGGGCCGGGACGACCGCGCCCCGGGCGGGCGCCTCTCCCGGGAGGCCCAGGACCGGGGCGTGGCCTGGCTCTACGGCACCGAGGGCGGGCGCTTCAACCTGGTCCGGGGCGAGGCCGCGGGCCAGCCCAGCTTCATCCAGGCCAAGGTCGTGCCCATGCCCTTCGGGGAGCGCATGCCCGGCCCGCCCCCGGTGCGGGATTTCCTGGACCGCCACCTGGACTTCTATTCCGCCGAGGCGGGCGTCCTGGGCCCCGGTTCCAGCTTCCGCTTCCCCACCCCCCAGGGCCCCCTCACCGTGCACCCCCTCATCTGCAGCGAGGCCCTCCTCGAGCAGCGCGTGGCCGACGGCCTCGCCCTGGCCGGGGGCGACCTGCTGGCCAACCTCACCAACGACGGATGGTTCGACCGCAGCGTCGCCACCGACCTCCACGCCGTGCAGATCCGCCTGCGGGCCGTGGAGGCGGGCCTGCCCCTGCTGCGGGCCACCCTCACGGGCAAGTCCGGCCTCTTCCGGGCCGACGGGTCCTGGGAGCTGTGGGGGCAGCCCATGACCGAGGCCTCCCGGAGCCTCCACCTGGTGTGGCGGCCCATCGCCACCCCCGCCCGGCACCCCTGGCTGGCCCCGGGAATCCTGGCCCTGCTGACCCTCGCCTTCGTGCTGGCCGCCTGGAATAAAAGAGATCCAAGACTGAATTGA
- a CDS encoding Crp/Fnr family transcriptional regulator translates to MIPPWSAAPLFRTLQPAQRERVGRLATSRILDPEGMLFLENEPCTGFYVLVEGAIQLTRSGDTPGAHPTLAVITPVNSFAEAAMFGGEAFPATATAVKPSRVFHFPKAPFLAAMREDPDLALAIIHAQSVWLRKLTRKVEQLTGSDSSDRLRTWIREHVPAGGSFVLPVTKKTLAAQLGMTPETLSRSLRTLQDEGILQVRGTTLSRKPTA, encoded by the coding sequence ATGATCCCGCCCTGGTCCGCCGCCCCCCTCTTCCGAACCCTGCAACCCGCCCAGCGCGAACGGGTAGGTCGCCTGGCCACCTCGCGGATCCTGGACCCCGAAGGCATGCTCTTCCTGGAGAACGAGCCCTGCACGGGGTTCTACGTCCTGGTGGAGGGCGCCATCCAGCTCACCCGCAGCGGGGACACCCCCGGCGCCCACCCCACCCTGGCCGTCATCACCCCGGTCAACAGCTTCGCCGAGGCCGCCATGTTCGGGGGCGAAGCCTTCCCCGCCACCGCCACGGCCGTGAAGCCGTCCCGGGTCTTCCACTTCCCCAAGGCCCCGTTCCTGGCCGCCATGCGGGAGGATCCGGACCTGGCCCTGGCCATCATCCACGCCCAGTCCGTGTGGCTCCGCAAGCTCACCCGCAAGGTGGAGCAGCTCACCGGTTCCGACAGTTCGGACCGCCTGCGTACCTGGATCCGGGAACATGTTCCCGCCGGCGGGTCCTTCGTGCTGCCCGTCACAAAAAAGACCCTGGCGGCTCAATTGGGCATGACCCCGGAAACCCTCTCCCGGAGCCTGAGAACGTTGCAGGACGAGGGTATTTTACAGGTGAGGGGCACCACCCTCAGCCGGAAACCCACCGCCTAA
- a CDS encoding RrF2 family transcriptional regulator, with translation MLFSTATGYALRALAAMPEDGTYSLAKDLATLLDLPGPYLAKILQSLAQEGILHSVRGPRGGFRLARPAHHVTVGEVVEALEGIETMSGCVMGFAHCDNEDNPCPLHKAWNEVKAHMDASMTHVTIRDLQILDMQQHRELAAGKK, from the coding sequence ATGCTCTTCTCGACGGCAACCGGCTACGCACTCAGAGCTCTGGCAGCGATGCCGGAGGATGGCACCTACAGTCTGGCCAAGGATCTGGCCACGCTCCTGGATCTCCCCGGCCCCTACCTGGCCAAGATCCTCCAGTCCCTGGCCCAGGAGGGCATCCTGCACTCCGTGCGGGGCCCCCGCGGGGGCTTCCGGCTGGCGCGCCCCGCCCACCACGTCACCGTGGGCGAAGTGGTGGAGGCCCTGGAAGGCATCGAGACCATGAGCGGCTGCGTCATGGGCTTCGCCCACTGCGACAACGAGGACAACCCCTGCCCCCTCCACAAGGCCTGGAACGAGGTCAAGGCCCACATGGACGCCTCCATGACCCACGTGACCATCCGGGACCTGCAGATCCTGGACATGCAGCAGCACCGGGAACTGGCCGCCGGGAAGAAGTAG
- a CDS encoding ComEA family DNA-binding protein, whose amino-acid sequence MIRSTLKTALAALLILGAGSLLRAQEDEIPPPAKPRAARPHPKKKLAKPVGKQVDINAASAKELQTLPGITPELAAKIIAGRPYVTKSHLVEKNAISMGLYQSIRRQVFVKQQMKNAPKGK is encoded by the coding sequence ATGATTCGCAGCACCCTGAAGACCGCCCTCGCGGCCCTGCTCATCCTGGGGGCCGGTTCGCTCCTGCGGGCCCAGGAGGACGAGATTCCGCCCCCGGCCAAGCCCCGGGCGGCCCGGCCCCACCCCAAGAAGAAACTCGCCAAGCCCGTGGGCAAGCAGGTGGACATCAACGCCGCCAGCGCCAAGGAACTCCAGACCCTGCCGGGCATCACCCCCGAGCTGGCCGCCAAGATCATCGCCGGCCGGCCCTACGTCACCAAGTCGCACCTGGTGGAGAAGAACGCCATCTCCATGGGCCTCTACCAGTCCATCCGGCGCCAGGTGTTCGTCAAGCAGCAGATGAAGAACGCCCCCAAGGGCAAGTGA
- a CDS encoding OmcA/MtrC family decaheme c-type cytochrome, translating to MEMKPLKRLGTLVATAAIALALIGCRGATGAAGANGTNGTNGTNGTNGTNGTNGTNGTNGLGPQVNAANLTPTEWSDLTLQGSITGAAVTNGKPVINFKVTDQNGTPVVGLGFTSKSSTALAASYPNFGFTIAKLVPGTAGSPSYWVNYVVTTMPTTTTAAVPGKPSTDNTGTLVDNGDGSYVYTFYRDITQVQAFLDGYTYTGNNKRADLGDVTFDGTLTHRVAIQIGGNARGTSTNTATGADSGVPAAPIQVAANLVYDFVPSTGKAVAATDQQRVVTSLGACNACHTRLTVHGGNRFDPNYCVICHTDQRKYTYAEASSTVVPATATTPQHLKFSGSTMKVRGLSIANFPAFIHALHMGEGLTNENYNYANVMFNEVAYPMDQRNCVQCHSASTGAAQGDNWNTVPSRLACGACHDQIDFANGINHAALADDSQCTQCHTPGGIKINHTPVVAPNPNNGFLPAPPAGQPARNNNTNASYVAGYTNNLPAGAYIPTWDLKTVTLNASMQPQFVFRFMLDMRDGNGPKPQVFQTYAAGTVTEMLPNFVGGPSIYMAFAIPQDGISTPADYNATVNTYLKNVWNGTATGTGAGTLTGPDGSGYYTLTMTGVKIPASATMITGGIGYTYGVPNTQPLTQTNVTGYAYNTDGNRQGGLSVPAPNAWKMAVNTVTPTANITSDMVKPRRAIVTNAKCNACHAALGIFTEKVYHAGQRNDAPTCTFCHNPNKTNTNGWAVNIKDAVHAIHAADKRTNKFSWEVGAGDYYWNVTYPAILNNCEACHVPGSYDFGGTNNAAAIPNLLYSTAAVGTMPASTPAILVGDGVAETLPGSYYSPFVAPNAVYGSGFSTSFTAAKVDAGTFSTAAAGTTLVTSPVTAACWSCHDSNTATAHMIANGGSVYEPRSTALAKFEQCTLCHAAGKTADVRVVHMNFK from the coding sequence ATGGAAATGAAACCTCTCAAGAGGTTGGGCACCCTGGTCGCCACCGCGGCCATCGCCCTCGCCCTCATCGGCTGTCGCGGCGCGACGGGAGCCGCCGGCGCCAATGGCACCAACGGCACCAACGGCACCAACGGCACCAACGGGACCAACGGCACCAATGGCACCAACGGCACCAACGGCCTCGGCCCCCAGGTGAACGCGGCCAACCTGACCCCCACCGAATGGAGTGATCTGACCCTCCAGGGCAGCATCACCGGCGCCGCCGTCACCAACGGCAAGCCCGTCATCAACTTCAAGGTGACCGACCAGAACGGCACGCCGGTGGTGGGCCTCGGCTTCACCTCCAAGTCGTCCACGGCCCTGGCCGCCAGCTACCCCAACTTCGGCTTCACCATCGCCAAGCTGGTGCCCGGCACCGCCGGTTCCCCCAGCTACTGGGTGAACTACGTGGTCACCACGATGCCCACCACCACCACGGCCGCCGTGCCCGGCAAGCCCAGCACGGACAACACCGGCACCCTCGTGGACAACGGCGACGGCAGCTACGTCTACACCTTCTACCGGGACATCACCCAGGTTCAGGCTTTCCTGGATGGCTACACCTACACCGGCAACAACAAGCGCGCGGACCTGGGCGACGTGACCTTCGACGGCACCCTCACCCACCGCGTCGCCATCCAGATCGGCGGCAACGCCCGCGGCACCAGCACCAACACCGCCACCGGCGCCGACAGCGGCGTCCCCGCCGCGCCCATCCAGGTGGCCGCGAACCTGGTGTACGATTTCGTTCCCTCCACCGGCAAGGCCGTGGCGGCCACCGACCAGCAGCGCGTGGTGACCTCCCTGGGCGCCTGCAACGCCTGCCACACGCGCCTCACGGTGCACGGCGGCAACCGCTTCGACCCCAACTACTGCGTGATCTGCCACACCGATCAGCGCAAGTACACCTACGCGGAGGCCTCCTCCACGGTCGTCCCCGCCACCGCCACCACGCCCCAGCACCTCAAGTTCTCGGGCAGCACCATGAAGGTCCGTGGCCTGAGCATCGCCAACTTCCCCGCGTTCATCCACGCCCTCCACATGGGCGAAGGGCTGACCAACGAGAACTACAACTACGCCAACGTCATGTTCAACGAAGTCGCCTACCCCATGGACCAGCGGAACTGCGTGCAGTGCCACAGCGCCTCCACCGGCGCGGCCCAGGGCGACAACTGGAACACCGTGCCCAGCCGTCTGGCCTGCGGCGCCTGCCATGACCAGATCGACTTCGCCAACGGCATCAACCACGCCGCCCTGGCTGACGATTCCCAGTGCACCCAGTGCCACACCCCCGGCGGCATCAAGATCAACCACACCCCCGTCGTGGCCCCCAACCCCAACAACGGCTTCCTGCCCGCGCCTCCTGCCGGTCAGCCCGCCCGCAACAACAACACCAACGCCTCGTACGTCGCCGGCTACACCAACAACCTGCCCGCCGGCGCCTACATCCCCACCTGGGACCTGAAGACGGTCACCCTGAACGCCTCCATGCAGCCCCAGTTCGTCTTCCGCTTCATGCTGGACATGCGTGACGGCAACGGTCCCAAGCCCCAGGTCTTCCAGACCTACGCCGCCGGCACCGTCACCGAGATGCTCCCCAACTTCGTGGGCGGCCCCAGCATCTACATGGCCTTCGCCATCCCCCAGGACGGCATCAGCACCCCCGCGGACTACAACGCCACGGTCAACACCTACCTGAAGAACGTCTGGAACGGCACCGCCACCGGCACCGGCGCGGGCACCCTCACGGGCCCCGACGGCAGCGGCTACTACACCCTGACCATGACGGGCGTCAAGATCCCCGCCTCCGCCACCATGATCACCGGCGGCATCGGCTACACCTACGGTGTGCCCAACACCCAGCCCCTGACCCAGACCAACGTCACCGGCTACGCCTACAACACCGACGGCAACCGCCAGGGCGGCCTCTCCGTTCCCGCCCCCAACGCCTGGAAGATGGCCGTGAACACGGTCACCCCCACCGCGAACATCACCTCCGACATGGTCAAGCCCCGCCGCGCGATCGTCACGAACGCCAAGTGCAACGCCTGCCATGCCGCCCTCGGCATCTTCACCGAGAAGGTCTACCACGCCGGTCAGCGCAACGACGCCCCCACCTGCACCTTCTGCCACAACCCCAACAAGACCAATACCAACGGTTGGGCTGTGAACATCAAGGACGCCGTCCACGCCATCCACGCCGCCGACAAGCGCACCAACAAGTTCAGCTGGGAAGTGGGTGCCGGCGACTACTACTGGAACGTGACCTACCCCGCGATCCTGAACAACTGCGAAGCCTGCCACGTGCCCGGCTCCTATGACTTCGGTGGCACGAACAACGCCGCCGCCATCCCCAACCTGCTCTACTCCACCGCCGCCGTGGGCACCATGCCCGCCAGCACCCCCGCCATCCTCGTCGGCGACGGTGTTGCCGAGACCCTGCCCGGCAGCTACTACTCCCCCTTCGTGGCCCCCAACGCCGTCTACGGCTCCGGGTTCTCCACGAGCTTCACCGCGGCCAAGGTCGACGCCGGCACCTTCTCCACCGCCGCCGCCGGCACCACCCTCGTGACCTCCCCCGTGACGGCCGCCTGCTGGTCCTGCCACGACAGCAACACCGCCACGGCCCACATGATCGCCAATGGTGGTTCGGTCTACGAGCCCCGCAGCACCGCGCTGGCCAAGTTCGAACAGTGCACGCTCTGCCACGCCGCCGGCAAGACCGCCGACGTCCGGGTCGTCCACATGAACTTCAAGTAG
- a CDS encoding 23S rRNA (pseudouridine(1915)-N(3))-methyltransferase RlmH, with translation MYPIRLIAIGKPKGGPLRELEQHYRTLLKAYARLDVEELAEGRGDPARQLKDEAERLRAQLLTARCPVLLSAEGPPRTSEGFARWLGTRMDRGESLAFAIGSSHGFDPALKGEIKEHLSLGPMTFPHDLSRVLFLEQLYRAFSILKGTPYHK, from the coding sequence TTGTATCCGATCCGACTCATAGCCATTGGAAAACCGAAGGGCGGGCCCCTGCGGGAACTGGAGCAGCACTACCGGACCCTGCTGAAGGCCTACGCCCGCCTGGATGTGGAGGAATTGGCGGAGGGGCGCGGCGACCCCGCCCGCCAGCTCAAGGACGAGGCGGAGCGCCTCCGCGCCCAGCTCCTGACGGCCCGGTGCCCGGTGCTCCTGAGCGCGGAGGGCCCCCCGCGCACTTCGGAGGGCTTCGCCCGGTGGCTGGGCACCCGCATGGACCGGGGGGAGAGCCTGGCCTTCGCCATCGGCTCCAGCCACGGCTTCGACCCCGCCCTCAAGGGCGAGATCAAGGAGCACCTGAGCCTGGGCCCCATGACCTTCCCCCACGACCTGAGCCGGGTGCTGTTCCTGGAGCAGCTCTACCGGGCCTTCTCCATTCTCAAGGGCACCCCCTATCACAAATAA
- a CDS encoding Glu/Leu/Phe/Val family dehydrogenase has translation MAEKAFNPFEMAQKQFDAVAEKLGLDQGTRDFLRTPAREFHFNIPVRMDDGRVKVFKGFRVQHSDARGPAKGGIRFHPHETIDTVRALATWMTWKTAVVDIPLGGGKGGVICDPRELSDREQEQICRGWVRQVSRNVGPLQDVPAPDVMTHGQHMLWMMDEYEILNGGRFPGMITGKPVGMGGSLGRTEATGYGVIYTVREAMKELGLDIKGATAAIQGAGNVAQYSLDLFTKYGGKVIAISCWDNTDKVPYTYRCKDGIAFDKLMASIDKFGTIDPAKAKAYGWEQLDGGAWIEQDVTVLIPAAQENMINGENVSKIRPSVKLIAEGANGPTTPEADAVIQQKGIFMIPDFLCNAGGVTCSYFEQVQCNMNYFWEKEEVLTKLDQKMTNGFKAVSALAREKKVYMRDAAYMISIKRVAEASHLRGWV, from the coding sequence ATGGCTGAGAAAGCCTTCAACCCGTTCGAAATGGCCCAGAAGCAGTTCGATGCCGTGGCCGAGAAGCTGGGCCTGGACCAGGGAACCCGCGACTTCCTGCGCACCCCCGCCCGCGAGTTCCACTTCAACATCCCCGTCCGCATGGATGACGGCCGCGTCAAGGTCTTCAAGGGCTTCCGCGTGCAGCACAGCGACGCCCGCGGCCCCGCGAAGGGCGGCATCCGCTTCCACCCCCACGAGACCATCGACACCGTGCGCGCCCTGGCCACCTGGATGACCTGGAAGACCGCCGTGGTGGACATCCCCCTGGGCGGCGGCAAGGGCGGCGTGATCTGCGATCCCCGCGAGCTGTCCGACCGCGAGCAGGAACAGATCTGCCGCGGCTGGGTCCGCCAGGTCTCCCGCAACGTCGGCCCCCTGCAGGACGTCCCCGCCCCTGACGTCATGACCCACGGCCAGCACATGCTGTGGATGATGGACGAGTACGAAATCCTGAACGGCGGCCGGTTCCCCGGCATGATCACCGGCAAGCCCGTGGGCATGGGCGGCTCCCTGGGCCGCACCGAAGCCACCGGCTACGGCGTGATCTACACCGTGCGCGAAGCCATGAAGGAGCTGGGCCTGGACATCAAGGGCGCCACCGCCGCCATCCAGGGCGCCGGCAACGTGGCCCAGTACTCCCTCGACCTCTTCACCAAGTACGGCGGCAAGGTCATCGCCATCTCCTGCTGGGACAACACCGACAAGGTGCCCTACACCTACCGCTGCAAGGACGGCATCGCCTTCGACAAGCTCATGGCCTCCATCGACAAGTTCGGCACCATCGACCCCGCCAAGGCCAAGGCCTACGGCTGGGAGCAGCTGGATGGCGGCGCCTGGATCGAGCAGGACGTCACCGTCCTGATCCCCGCGGCCCAGGAGAACATGATCAACGGCGAGAACGTCTCCAAGATCCGCCCCTCCGTCAAGCTCATCGCCGAGGGCGCCAACGGCCCCACCACCCCCGAAGCCGACGCCGTCATCCAGCAGAAGGGCATCTTCATGATCCCCGACTTCCTCTGCAACGCCGGCGGCGTGACCTGCTCCTACTTCGAGCAGGTGCAGTGCAACATGAACTACTTCTGGGAGAAGGAAGAAGTCCTCACCAAGCTCGACCAGAAGATGACCAACGGCTTCAAGGCCGTCTCCGCCCTGGCCCGCGAGAAGAAGGTCTACATGCGCGACGCCGCCTACATGATCAGCATCAAGCGCGTGGCCGAAGCCTCCCACCTGCGCGGCTGGGTGTAG